Proteins encoded in a region of the Ruegeria sp. AD91A genome:
- a CDS encoding YbaY family lipoprotein, giving the protein MLTLVRTTFPAVAFATVLSGTSLAGTVEGTATYRERIALSPDTTLFVELQDISLADAPAETLAAQRYALTGVPAQFELTYDDALIQDGRSYAVRASVMQGQKLLFTTDTVYPVLTHGAENSADLLMIQVQHQGAAMLENTEWYASGLNGAPIETEKRPELAFGQGGAFSGNGGCNRFSGQAEISANRIEFPDNMAATLMACPPPLDEVERQFLKAMQRVTTFAVQGNALALLDAQGEPVIKLVRK; this is encoded by the coding sequence ATGCTGACACTCGTCCGCACCACGTTTCCTGCGGTTGCTTTCGCCACCGTTTTGAGCGGCACATCGCTTGCTGGAACCGTCGAAGGAACTGCAACCTACCGAGAGCGTATTGCGCTTTCGCCCGACACGACCTTGTTCGTCGAGCTTCAGGATATCTCATTGGCGGATGCGCCGGCCGAAACGCTTGCCGCGCAGAGATATGCCCTGACCGGTGTGCCGGCGCAGTTTGAACTGACCTATGATGATGCGTTGATTCAGGACGGGCGCAGCTATGCCGTGCGCGCTTCGGTCATGCAGGGGCAAAAGCTGTTGTTCACCACCGATACTGTCTATCCGGTTCTGACACATGGGGCCGAGAATTCAGCTGACCTGCTGATGATACAGGTGCAACACCAAGGTGCCGCGATGCTGGAAAACACCGAGTGGTACGCCTCGGGCCTCAATGGTGCGCCTATTGAGACAGAGAAACGTCCTGAACTTGCTTTCGGGCAGGGCGGGGCCTTTTCAGGAAACGGCGGTTGCAACCGGTTCAGTGGCCAGGCCGAGATTTCTGCCAATCGGATCGAGTTCCCGGACAATATGGCCGCAACGCTCATGGCGTGCCCACCCCCGCTAGATGAGGTCGAGCGGCAGTTTCTGAAAGCGATGCAAAGAGTCACGACCTTCGCGGTGCAAGGCAACGCGCTGGCCTTGCTGGATGCTCAGGGTGAGCCGGTGATCAAACTGGTACGCAAGTAA